Proteins encoded by one window of Polaribacter haliotis:
- a CDS encoding FKBP-type peptidyl-prolyl cis-trans isomerase: MIQVKENNTVKVNYTGKLSDGQIFDSSEGKEPLEFTLGQGQLIPGFEKGLIDMKLHEKKTVTVSKEEAYGEINGDLIQEVKKTELPEDMTPEVGMGLVSKTPDGQELNLMVVEVKEESIVIDGNHPLAGKELIFDLEVVEINPLEIIK; the protein is encoded by the coding sequence ATGATTCAAGTTAAAGAGAACAACACTGTAAAAGTAAATTATACAGGTAAATTATCTGATGGACAAATTTTTGATAGTTCTGAAGGAAAGGAACCTTTAGAATTTACTTTAGGACAAGGACAGTTAATACCTGGTTTTGAAAAAGGGTTAATAGATATGAAGTTGCATGAGAAAAAAACTGTTACAGTTTCCAAAGAAGAAGCCTATGGAGAAATTAATGGTGATTTAATACAAGAAGTAAAGAAGACAGAACTTCCAGAAGATATGACACCAGAAGTTGGTATGGGATTAGTTTCTAAAACTCCAGATGGCCAAGAATTAAATTTAATGGTTGTGGAAGTGAAGGAAGAAAGTATTGTTATCGATGGAAACCATCCATTGGCTGGTAAAGAACTTATTTTCGATCTTGAAGTGGTAGAAATTAATCCACTTGAGATTATCAAATAA
- a CDS encoding PadR family transcriptional regulator, with amino-acid sequence MKIENTKAQMRKGVLEYCILSILKNGDAYTSEILSTLKGAEMIVVEGTIYPLLTRLKNAGLLTYRWEESTSGPPRKYYVLTENGGMFLKELDKTWSNLINSVNQVISKKPTTDE; translated from the coding sequence ATGAAAATAGAAAACACAAAAGCACAAATGCGAAAAGGTGTTTTAGAATATTGCATTTTATCCATCTTAAAAAATGGCGATGCTTATACTTCTGAAATTCTTTCCACATTAAAAGGTGCAGAAATGATTGTGGTTGAAGGGACCATTTATCCATTATTAACACGTTTAAAAAACGCAGGCTTATTAACCTATAGATGGGAAGAATCTACTTCTGGACCACCAAGAAAATATTACGTTTTAACCGAAAACGGAGGCATGTTTTTAAAAGAATTAGATAAAACATGGAGTAATTTAATCAATTCAGTAAACCAAGTAATCAGCAAAAAACCAACTACAGATGAATAA
- a CDS encoding DUF4369 domain-containing protein, whose translation MKKIIGFILIAILAVACSTKKDGNMIVQGNIKGLKKGTLYLQKMQDTALVSVDSVKVSGDGNFRLTDNVESPEMYYVTFNGNITNKRILFFGDKGTITIKDNIELFGFNPEITGSKNQLVFNDYMKINSKFQIQSLEFVKKEFDAKRDNDKDLLEKLDKDYRNMIRRRYLYTTNFALTNADSEAAPYIALTELYNANIKLLDTINNSLSEGVKNSTYGKRLDTYIKGIKEKEKERK comes from the coding sequence ATGAAGAAAATAATTGGGTTTATATTAATAGCTATTTTAGCTGTTGCGTGTTCCACTAAGAAAGATGGAAACATGATTGTTCAAGGAAATATTAAAGGTTTAAAAAAAGGAACTTTATACTTACAAAAAATGCAAGACACTGCACTAGTATCTGTAGATTCTGTAAAAGTTTCTGGCGATGGGAATTTTAGATTAACAGATAATGTAGAATCTCCAGAAATGTATTACGTAACTTTTAATGGAAATATTACTAATAAAAGAATTTTATTTTTCGGAGATAAAGGAACAATTACAATAAAAGATAATATCGAATTATTTGGTTTTAACCCAGAAATTACGGGTTCTAAAAACCAATTGGTTTTTAACGATTATATGAAGATAAATTCGAAATTTCAAATTCAAAGTTTAGAGTTTGTTAAAAAAGAATTTGATGCGAAAAGAGATAATGATAAAGATTTATTAGAGAAATTAGATAAAGATTATCGAAATATGATTAGAAGAAGGTATTTATACACCACTAACTTTGCATTAACTAATGCAGATTCTGAAGCAGCACCATATATTGCTCTAACTGAATTATACAATGCTAATATTAAATTATTAGACACTATTAATAATTCGTTATCTGAAGGTGTAAAGAATTCTACTTATGGAAAACGTTTAGATACTTACATTAAAGGTATAAAAGAGAAAGAAAAAGAAAGAAAATAA
- a CDS encoding DUF4442 domain-containing protein has product MKFTPRKVNLFNLVKLPLAYFGGVRVRSITDTEVVVSIKHKWLNQNPFRSMFWAAQGMAAEMPTGILVMKAIDDSKRKVSMLVTHQEADFYKKATGKILFTCKGGNEIRSAIQESIKTGEGQLVVLTSEGKNEDGVVVSKFQFNWSVRVKQ; this is encoded by the coding sequence ATGAAATTTACTCCAAGAAAAGTCAATCTTTTTAACCTCGTAAAACTTCCTTTGGCCTATTTTGGAGGTGTAAGAGTTCGTTCGATTACAGATACTGAAGTTGTAGTTTCTATAAAACACAAATGGTTAAACCAAAATCCGTTTAGAAGTATGTTTTGGGCTGCACAAGGAATGGCTGCAGAAATGCCAACTGGTATTTTGGTAATGAAAGCAATTGACGATTCTAAGAGAAAAGTATCGATGTTGGTTACGCACCAAGAAGCAGATTTCTATAAAAAAGCAACAGGCAAAATTTTATTTACTTGCAAAGGAGGAAATGAAATTAGAAGCGCAATCCAAGAATCTATAAAAACTGGAGAAGGACAATTAGTTGTTTTAACATCGGAAGGAAAAAATGAAGATGGAGTAGTCGTTTCTAAATTTCAGTTTAACTGGAGTGTGAGAGTGAAACAGTAA
- a CDS encoding DUF1206 domain-containing protein, which yields MIKNIRKLGIITKGIIYSLVGILTLLAALNVGGEVSGKNQVVQFLGNQIFGKILLIIIAIGLIFYSIWRLYSAFFDGKNEGSDKSGIFKRIGYFFSGTIYGTLAYSISAKIINLESSGSSKNTAVEALINNEGGLYLLYVISIVLFCVGCYQFYKGYSGKFLNDIKKTNHSNYPKILEKTGKYGHISRGISFAIFGFFVSVAAYEKDASAIKGIQEMFSFLREFSWGNMLMGFMATGFICYGVYQYFLARYSKVE from the coding sequence ATGATAAAAAACATAAGAAAGCTAGGGATTATTACAAAAGGTATTATTTATAGTTTAGTTGGTATATTAACCCTTTTAGCTGCTTTAAATGTGGGTGGAGAAGTTTCTGGAAAAAACCAGGTGGTTCAGTTTTTGGGGAATCAAATTTTCGGAAAAATTCTTTTAATAATAATTGCAATAGGCTTAATTTTCTATTCAATTTGGAGATTGTATTCAGCTTTTTTCGATGGCAAGAACGAAGGTTCAGATAAAAGTGGCATATTTAAAAGAATTGGTTATTTTTTTAGCGGAACTATCTATGGAACTTTAGCATATTCTATATCTGCAAAAATAATTAATTTAGAATCTTCAGGAAGCTCAAAAAATACTGCTGTAGAGGCTTTGATAAATAATGAAGGTGGTTTATACCTACTTTATGTAATTTCAATAGTTTTATTTTGTGTAGGTTGTTATCAATTTTACAAAGGTTATTCAGGAAAATTTTTAAATGATATTAAAAAAACTAACCATAGTAATTATCCGAAAATTTTAGAAAAAACAGGAAAATACGGACATATTTCAAGAGGAATATCTTTTGCTATTTTCGGTTTTTTTGTTTCTGTTGCAGCCTACGAAAAAGATGCGTCTGCTATAAAGGGAATACAAGAAATGTTCAGTTTTTTGAGAGAATTTAGTTGGGGAAATATGTTAATGGGTTTTATGGCAACAGGTTTTATTTGTTATGGAGTCTATCAATATTTCTTAGCTAGATATAGTAAAGTAGAGTAA
- a CDS encoding DUF4870 domain-containing protein, which translates to MKQNNENTNAFLIHLSAFAGFMFPFGNIVAPLIAWQTLKDRSLYLDEQGKEAVNFNISYTLYVFIISIAFVPFAFGSIFRNFRNFNNIDINLNFDNLFGFIGLGSIAGIIYFIGIALVIIASLKVKDGENYKYPFTIKFVK; encoded by the coding sequence ATGAAACAAAACAACGAAAACACCAACGCATTTTTAATACATTTATCTGCATTTGCAGGTTTTATGTTTCCTTTCGGAAATATAGTAGCACCATTAATAGCTTGGCAAACTTTAAAAGATAGAAGTCTTTATTTAGACGAACAAGGTAAAGAAGCTGTAAATTTTAACATCAGTTATACCTTATATGTTTTTATTATAAGCATTGCATTTGTTCCATTTGCATTTGGTTCTATTTTTAGAAACTTTAGAAATTTTAACAATATAGATATCAACTTAAATTTCGATAATCTTTTTGGATTTATAGGTTTAGGTTCTATTGCAGGCATTATTTACTTTATAGGAATTGCCTTGGTAATTATTGCATCCTTAAAAGTAAAAGATGGAGAGAATTACAAATATCCATTTACCATAAAATTTGTAAAATAA
- the pdhA gene encoding pyruvate dehydrogenase (acetyl-transferring) E1 component subunit alpha encodes MKKITKQTYLDWYKDMLFWRKFEDKLASVYIQQKVRGFLHLYNGQEAILAGALHAMDLTKDKMITAYRNHVQPIGMGEDPKKVMAELFGKVTGTSKGMGGSMHIFSKEFRFYGGHGIVGGQIPLGAGLAFADKYKGSDAVTLTCFGDGAARQGSLHEAFNMAMLWKLPVIFIVENNGYAMGTSVGRTANHEDIWKLGLGYEMPCGPVDAMNPIKVAEAVDEAIQRARRGDGPTFLEMKTYRYRGHSMSDAQHYRTKDEVEEYKKIDPITQVKDVILEKNYATEEEISAIDKEVKKMVLECEKFAEESPFPETQQMYDMVYEQEDYPFIS; translated from the coding sequence ATGAAAAAAATAACCAAACAGACCTACTTAGATTGGTACAAAGACATGCTTTTCTGGCGTAAATTCGAAGACAAATTAGCTTCAGTTTATATTCAACAAAAAGTAAGAGGTTTCTTGCATTTATACAATGGACAAGAAGCTATTTTAGCAGGAGCATTGCATGCAATGGACTTAACTAAAGATAAAATGATTACTGCTTACAGAAATCACGTACAGCCAATTGGAATGGGAGAAGATCCTAAGAAAGTTATGGCAGAGTTGTTTGGAAAAGTTACTGGAACCTCTAAAGGAATGGGTGGTTCTATGCATATTTTTTCTAAAGAATTTCGTTTTTATGGAGGACATGGAATCGTTGGAGGGCAAATTCCTTTAGGAGCAGGACTTGCTTTTGCAGATAAATATAAAGGAAGTGATGCTGTAACTTTAACATGTTTTGGAGATGGTGCTGCAAGACAGGGATCTTTACACGAAGCCTTTAACATGGCAATGCTATGGAAGTTACCTGTAATTTTTATTGTTGAAAATAACGGTTACGCAATGGGAACTTCTGTTGGTAGAACTGCAAATCATGAAGATATTTGGAAACTTGGTTTAGGTTATGAAATGCCTTGTGGACCAGTAGATGCAATGAATCCAATAAAGGTAGCAGAAGCTGTAGATGAAGCAATACAAAGAGCAAGACGTGGAGATGGTCCAACATTTTTAGAAATGAAAACCTATAGATATAGAGGACACTCTATGTCTGATGCACAACATTATAGAACAAAAGACGAAGTTGAAGAGTACAAAAAAATAGATCCAATTACGCAAGTAAAAGATGTTATTTTAGAGAAAAACTACGCAACAGAAGAAGAGATATCTGCAATAGATAAAGAGGTTAAGAAAATGGTTTTAGAATGCGAGAAATTCGCAGAAGAATCTCCATTTCCAGAGACTCAACAAATGTACGATATGGTTTATGAACAAGAAGATTATCCTTTTATAAGTTAA
- a CDS encoding nuclear transport factor 2 family protein produces MKSLLDPFKDSVLIKIIMAILMFLFSLFSNAQESKNSELYQILKSKDSTIFENAFNNCNLKKLEPIISDNFEFYHDIGGIQNKEQFLEAVKNNICSKPDNHARNLVENSLEVFSMKKKGQLYGAIQKGKHTFQEKQNGKLTTVGIADFTHLWILENKIWKLKRVLSYNHKPYSY; encoded by the coding sequence ATGAAATCTCTTTTAGATCCTTTTAAGGATTCTGTACTCATTAAAATTATCATGGCAATTCTTATGTTTTTGTTTAGCTTATTTAGCAATGCGCAAGAATCTAAAAATTCAGAATTGTACCAAATATTAAAATCTAAAGACAGTACAATTTTCGAAAATGCTTTTAATAATTGTAATCTTAAAAAATTAGAGCCAATAATTTCAGATAATTTTGAGTTTTATCATGATATTGGTGGCATTCAAAACAAAGAACAGTTTCTTGAAGCTGTAAAAAACAACATTTGTTCCAAGCCAGATAACCATGCCAGAAATCTTGTAGAAAATTCTTTAGAAGTTTTTTCGATGAAGAAAAAAGGACAATTATATGGTGCCATCCAAAAAGGGAAACACACCTTTCAAGAAAAACAAAACGGAAAATTAACAACAGTGGGTATTGCAGATTTTACACATCTTTGGATACTCGAAAATAAAATTTGGAAATTAAAAAGGGTTTTAAGTTATAACCACAAACCTTATTCCTATTAA
- a CDS encoding WG repeat-containing protein gives MNKEQKNKLRKKGYSIEKFQNGYAVIYNKNKKRGIIDNNGKIILKTKYTYLSNVSEEGNLITGEYIYGGNDGGGSPKIGLKNFKIITLKGDVIKENEFKNMTIQFLKYNPNYSVGSYFKLWNSNRKGGIINCNGDLIIEPKYDYLTFFNNKGKIIAFLNNEMYVFNNNGIQLNKTSLKYKIELQSQSTTTFPLVKSANTKNLQVFDDTVICTKDGTNYGVFNLKDNKEKISFIYEKIDTKLFIKNKDTIGYKVFKNNLSTLIDYKSNKEIAPFVFEDITDLITFKNQKFLEGNYLKNKKHIWSNYLNLETKELIFPNDLELYKASPINSSFWIVKVLGVLPNGYSSHAYSVYNVKEAKFIEAPELEKYSSIDRLSSNLVLFNKKNSGSWIYDLNKKQKIKSYLKKPRFTKFELTKNDLVKNFIVITNERKKTLYDEEFQIIFKDLKYSSSYVKKDRYIIKERIEGKYVRTAYGIDGKIIGEKYKYK, from the coding sequence TTGAATAAGGAGCAAAAAAATAAACTTAGAAAAAAGGGCTATAGCATTGAAAAATTTCAAAATGGATATGCAGTAATTTATAATAAAAATAAAAAGAGAGGTATAATTGACAACAATGGAAAAATTATACTAAAGACAAAATACACATATTTATCGAATGTTTCCGAGGAAGGAAACCTAATTACAGGAGAATATATTTATGGTGGGAATGATGGTGGCGGATCACCAAAAATAGGTTTAAAAAACTTCAAAATTATTACATTAAAAGGAGATGTAATAAAGGAAAACGAATTTAAAAATATGACAATTCAATTTCTTAAATACAATCCGAATTACAGTGTAGGTTCTTATTTTAAATTATGGAACAGTAATCGTAAAGGAGGTATAATAAATTGCAACGGAGACCTTATTATAGAACCTAAATATGATTATTTAACTTTTTTTAATAATAAAGGAAAAATTATTGCATTCTTAAACAATGAGATGTACGTATTTAATAATAATGGAATTCAGTTAAATAAAACATCTTTAAAATATAAAATAGAACTTCAGAGTCAATCCACTACAACTTTTCCATTAGTAAAAAGTGCAAACACAAAAAATCTTCAAGTTTTTGATGACACCGTTATTTGTACCAAAGATGGTACTAATTACGGTGTTTTTAACCTTAAAGATAATAAGGAAAAAATTTCTTTTATATATGAGAAAATTGACACGAAATTATTTATAAAAAATAAGGATACCATAGGATATAAAGTATTTAAAAATAATTTATCTACACTTATTGATTATAAATCAAACAAAGAAATTGCTCCTTTTGTTTTTGAAGACATTACAGACCTTATTACATTTAAAAATCAAAAATTTTTAGAAGGAAACTATCTAAAAAATAAAAAACATATTTGGTCTAATTATTTAAATTTAGAAACTAAAGAATTAATTTTTCCAAATGATTTAGAATTATATAAGGCTTCTCCGATAAATTCGAGTTTCTGGATTGTTAAAGTTTTAGGGGTTTTACCAAATGGTTATTCATCACATGCTTACAGTGTTTATAATGTTAAAGAAGCAAAGTTTATAGAAGCCCCAGAATTAGAAAAATATTCATCTATTGACAGGTTAAGTAGTAATTTAGTCTTATTTAATAAAAAAAATAGTGGGTCTTGGATATATGATTTAAACAAAAAACAAAAGATAAAGTCTTATCTTAAAAAACCTCGCTTTACAAAGTTTGAATTAACTAAAAATGATTTGGTGAAAAATTTTATAGTAATTACCAATGAAAGAAAAAAAACTTTATATGACGAAGAGTTTCAGATAATATTTAAAGACTTAAAATATTCTTCTTCCTATGTTAAAAAAGACAGGTATATTATAAAAGAAAGAATAGAAGGTAAATATGTTAGAACTGCGTATGGAATCGATGGAAAGATTATTGGAGAAAAATACAAATATAAATAA
- a CDS encoding head GIN domain-containing protein, whose translation MKKSINKIVAILFLATVFTSCGVDMFNRVNGNRNVTIEDRKVDENFSGIKVSSGIDLYITQGNTNEVTIEADENLHEIIITEVNDGVLRIYSEKNIWKAKARKVHVAVKNLDLLTATSGSDVYGKGVIKTQEISISATSGADIQIEVDAESVETASTSGSDIYISGITTNHASSATSGSSIDAYELRSANVIAKATSGADINIFASDKIEAKATSGGDIDFKGNPKKVNKKSTSGGSVSKK comes from the coding sequence ATGAAAAAATCAATCAACAAAATTGTCGCAATTCTTTTTTTAGCAACCGTATTTACATCTTGTGGAGTCGATATGTTTAACAGAGTTAATGGAAATAGAAATGTAACGATTGAAGACAGAAAAGTAGACGAAAACTTCTCTGGAATAAAAGTAAGCTCAGGAATCGATTTATATATTACACAAGGAAATACAAACGAAGTAACCATTGAAGCAGACGAAAATTTGCATGAAATTATTATTACAGAGGTAAATGATGGTGTATTAAGAATCTATTCAGAGAAAAATATTTGGAAGGCAAAAGCCAGAAAAGTACATGTAGCTGTTAAAAACTTAGATCTTTTAACAGCCACAAGTGGAAGCGACGTTTATGGAAAAGGAGTTATTAAAACTCAAGAGATTTCAATCTCCGCAACAAGTGGTGCAGACATTCAAATAGAAGTAGATGCAGAAAGTGTAGAAACTGCTTCTACAAGCGGATCTGATATTTACATTTCTGGAATAACAACCAACCATGCTTCTAGTGCCACAAGTGGAAGTTCTATAGATGCATACGAATTAAGAAGTGCAAATGTAATTGCGAAAGCTACAAGTGGTGCAGACATTAACATTTTTGCATCCGATAAAATTGAAGCAAAAGCAACAAGTGGTGGAGATATCGACTTTAAAGGAAACCCTAAAAAAGTGAATAAGAAATCTACTTCTGGAGGAAGTGTTTCTAAAAAATAA
- a CDS encoding PspC domain-containing protein, with amino-acid sequence MNKTININLGGFFFHIDEVAYQKLKRYLESISRSLSDDPQGKNEIIADIEARISELLSEKITDARQVVNESDIDDIIAIMGQPEDYAEAEEAYDNSSYSYTRNSASGKKLFRDGDDKFIGGVASGIAHYFDVDTIWIRLGLLALFFGAGFGVILYIILWILLPEAKTTAEKLQMEGEPVNIDNIEKKIREEFNNVSENVSVFANQASEKIKDGANEFSEKMSKTFRAKTKKNNGLQDFLNALGNIFLVLLKVIGKFIGAILVFVAAAVILSLIIGGFSVGSLEFLNFGEEILQYPEFFYASKIPMWVLTLFLFLLVGIPFLVLFVLGLRILSSSVKQFSKTTSLTLLGIWIIALLGIIFAGLEFGASHANYGQSVEKNTLNIQSNDTLVLKMKNDDAIYYQHNLRRSSRKYKVEIDDKIAVYSNDVEIDVKRSATNETYIVVQKESRGKSRILANKTAEKIEYKYEVTGNEIVFDAFFLSDVTNIWKDEEVDITVFIPENMTIYFDNSVKNFIYNIKNDEKIRDRNMLDRYFTMGKSILKCTDCVKEEEELEEIEKETI; translated from the coding sequence ATGAATAAGACAATAAATATTAATTTAGGCGGATTTTTCTTCCATATAGACGAAGTCGCTTATCAGAAATTAAAAAGATATCTAGAATCTATTTCTAGGTCTTTAAGCGACGATCCTCAAGGAAAAAATGAGATTATTGCAGATATAGAAGCACGAATTAGCGAACTTTTATCAGAAAAAATTACAGACGCAAGACAAGTCGTTAACGAAAGTGATATCGACGATATTATCGCAATTATGGGACAGCCAGAAGATTATGCAGAAGCAGAAGAAGCGTATGATAATTCTAGTTACTCTTACACAAGAAATAGTGCCTCTGGAAAAAAACTATTTAGAGATGGAGACGATAAATTTATAGGTGGTGTTGCATCTGGTATTGCACATTATTTTGATGTTGATACGATTTGGATTCGTCTTGGACTATTAGCATTATTCTTTGGTGCTGGTTTTGGGGTAATTTTATACATTATTCTTTGGATTTTACTTCCTGAAGCAAAAACAACTGCCGAAAAATTACAAATGGAAGGCGAACCTGTAAACATCGATAATATCGAAAAAAAGATTCGAGAAGAATTTAATAATGTTTCCGAAAATGTTAGTGTTTTTGCAAACCAAGCTTCAGAAAAAATAAAAGATGGTGCAAACGAGTTTTCAGAAAAAATGAGTAAAACCTTTAGAGCAAAGACAAAAAAAAATAACGGACTGCAAGATTTTTTAAATGCATTAGGCAATATTTTCTTAGTACTTTTAAAAGTAATTGGAAAATTTATAGGAGCCATCTTAGTATTTGTGGCAGCAGCAGTTATTTTATCTCTTATTATTGGAGGGTTTTCTGTAGGTAGCTTAGAATTTTTAAATTTTGGAGAAGAAATATTACAATATCCAGAGTTTTTCTACGCATCAAAAATACCAATGTGGGTATTAACATTGTTTCTTTTTTTATTAGTTGGAATACCGTTTTTAGTCTTATTCGTATTAGGTTTAAGAATACTTTCTAGCAGTGTAAAACAATTTAGCAAAACAACTTCTTTAACTCTTTTAGGAATTTGGATTATTGCTTTATTAGGAATCATTTTTGCTGGTTTGGAGTTTGGAGCTTCCCATGCGAATTATGGCCAATCTGTGGAGAAAAATACTTTAAACATTCAAAGTAATGATACGTTAGTTTTAAAAATGAAGAATGATGATGCTATATATTATCAACATAATTTAAGAAGAAGTTCTCGAAAATACAAGGTTGAAATTGACGACAAAATAGCAGTGTATTCAAATGACGTAGAAATAGATGTAAAAAGAAGTGCTACAAACGAAACGTACATTGTAGTGCAAAAAGAATCTCGTGGAAAAAGCAGAATTTTGGCAAACAAAACTGCCGAAAAAATTGAGTATAAGTATGAGGTTACTGGAAATGAAATTGTTTTCGATGCATTTTTCTTATCTGATGTTACCAATATTTGGAAAGACGAAGAAGTAGATATTACTGTGTTTATTCCAGAAAATATGACCATTTATTTCGATAATTCTGTAAAGAACTTCATCTATAATATTAAAAATGATGAAAAAATTCGTGATAGAAATATGCTTGATAGATATTTTACAATGGGTAAAAGCATTTTAAAGTGTACAGACTGTGTAAAGGAAGAGGAAGAATTAGAAGAAATTGAAAAAGAAACAATTTAA
- a CDS encoding DUF2721 domain-containing protein: MEQLTLTTPALLFSAISLIMLAYTNRFLAYAAVIRNLHDKYLKEHDDSLLRQIKNLKLRLNLTRWMQIFGISSLLFCVLTMFLIYVGLQLTAIYIFGFALILLIISLALLIKEIQISAEALQHHIADIEEHLEKK; encoded by the coding sequence ATGGAACAACTGACTTTAACAACACCAGCACTTTTATTTTCGGCAATTTCTTTGATTATGCTTGCATATACAAATCGTTTTTTGGCCTATGCAGCTGTTATTAGAAATTTGCATGACAAATATTTAAAAGAACACGACGATTCTCTTCTAAGACAAATTAAAAACTTAAAATTGCGTTTAAACCTTACAAGATGGATGCAAATTTTTGGGATTAGTAGTTTGTTGTTTTGTGTTTTAACAATGTTTTTAATATACGTGGGTTTACAACTAACAGCTATTTATATTTTTGGCTTTGCACTTATTTTATTGATAATTTCTTTGGCTTTATTGATAAAAGAAATTCAAATTTCTGCAGAAGCTTTACAACATCATATTGCAGATATTGAAGAACATTTGGAGAAGAAATAG
- a CDS encoding M15 family metallopeptidase, which translates to MKQYILFIVFLSNFFAKAQDFPEGFTYLNTIDNTIQLELRYLSNNNFIGKKIDGYKSNCVIVTLETANTLKIVQQKLLKKGLSLKIFDAYRPQQAVNHFVRWARVMNDTLMKNEYYPKVPKSELFKRGYIASKSGHTRGSTVDLTIVNVKTGKELDMGSPYDFFGIQSHPFYKNITEKQKENRLLLRKIMIDHNFKPYNNEWWHFTLRNEPFPKTYFNFPID; encoded by the coding sequence ATGAAACAATACATACTATTTATAGTTTTTCTTTCAAACTTTTTCGCAAAAGCTCAAGATTTCCCTGAAGGTTTTACCTATTTAAATACTATTGATAATACCATTCAATTGGAATTAAGATATCTCTCTAACAACAATTTTATTGGAAAAAAAATAGATGGATATAAAAGTAACTGTGTAATTGTTACCCTAGAAACTGCCAATACTTTAAAAATTGTACAGCAAAAATTATTAAAAAAAGGTCTCAGTTTAAAAATTTTCGATGCTTATAGACCACAACAAGCAGTAAACCACTTTGTTCGATGGGCAAGAGTTATGAATGATACTTTAATGAAAAACGAGTATTATCCAAAAGTACCAAAATCCGAACTTTTTAAAAGAGGTTATATTGCATCTAAATCTGGTCACACAAGAGGAAGTACAGTAGATTTAACAATTGTTAATGTAAAAACGGGAAAAGAATTAGACATGGGAAGTCCGTATGATTTTTTCGGAATTCAATCTCATCCATTTTATAAAAACATCACAGAAAAACAAAAAGAAAACAGATTATTATTACGTAAAATAATGATCGATCATAATTTTAAACCCTATAATAACGAGTGGTGGCATTTTACTTTACGAAATGAACCTTTTCCAAAAACATATTTCAATTTTCCAATCGATTAA